A stretch of DNA from Tsuneonella amylolytica:
CAGCCGCGCGGCCTCGCGCGCGATGTCGGCCTTGGTCATGTGCTGGAGCGGCGCGTGTATCGCGAACGGCGCCCCCTCCACACCCGCCTTCGTGCCAAGGCGCGCGGTTTCGGCAAAGCTTGCGATGAATTCGGGCCGGCAGTCGGGGTAACCCGAATAATCGAGCGCATTGACGCCGATGAAGATGTCGCGCGCGCCCGCGCTCTCCGCAAAAGCCGTGGTCAGCGCCAGAAACACGAGATTGCGCGCGGGCACGTAGGTGACGGGAATATCGTCCCCCACACCGTCCTTGGGCACGGCGATATCGTCCGTCAGGGCCGAACCGCCGAATTGCCGCAAGTCCAGAGGAAGTTCGACGTGCCGGTGGGCGCCCAGCTCGCGGGCGATCGTCCGCGCCGATTCCAGTTCGCGCCTGTGGCGCTGGCCGTAGTCGATCGTGAGGGCGTTGAGGACGAAGCCGCGCTCGCGGGCGATGGCGGCGGACACCATGGAATCGAGCCCGCCCGACAGCAGGACCACCGCGATGGGAGATTGGGACGTCATTGCCGCCGCGCTAGGACCAAGCCGCCCGTCCGGCAACCGCGGACCGTGCGCAAGCGATCAGCGGCAGGGACCGATCTTGCGCGCTTCGGCGGAAAATTCGAACGGCGTCCCGCCCGCAATTCCCTGGCTATCGACCTGCACGAGCGACTTCGTTTCGCGGCGGATGCTGGTGCGCCCGTAGCCGTTTCCCCGGCAGGTGTACTGGACGGTGACCGAACCGGGGGCGTCCTCCACGACGAAACGGTTGCAGCCCGATGCGCCATGCTTGATCTGCAGCAGTTCCCGCCCGGTGCGAACGCAGATACGGCTAGCCGGTGCGCCGTCGCGATAGCGGAGTTCCCACTGCCCCTTGTCGAGGCCGGACAGCATGGTGAGGGCGGGACCCTGCGCCGCCGCGGGCGCGATCAGTCCGGCGAGAAAGAGACCGCCAACCGCACCGATCAGGCGCAGCCCGGTCCGGGTCTTCGATAGCATCGTTTGAACTCCGAACGTGCTCTCCCGCGACCATGTCCGGCGGCACGACTAGCACAAAATCGCTTCGCCTTTAATCGGTTCCTCGTCCGGTTTCCGGTTCGAAATCGTCCCTGATCGGGAATTTGCGCGAGCAGAACGCGCAATCGACGAGGATTATTCCTTCGTCGTCGCGCATCGCCGCGCGCTCTTCGGCCGGAAAGCGAGACAGGACCGACGCATAGTGCTCGACGGAACAGCGACAGCCGCGCGAGGCGGTGGCACCCGGCTGAACACGAACCTCGTCCTCCTCGTGGAAGAGGCGCCAGACGACCCCCTCCAGCGACAGGTCGGGATCGAGAAGTTCGTCGTGCCGGACGCTGCCCGCCAACACCGCAACGTGTTCCCATTCGGGATGGTCCATGCGCACATGGAGCCGTTCCCGCCCCTCCTCGCTTTCGGCGAGATGCTGGACCAGCATGCCCGCGGCGACGGTGCCCGCGCCTCCCGAGCGAACCGCCACACGGATGAGGGTCGGCACCTGTTCGGATTGTTCGAAATAGCTTTCGCACGCCTGTGCGAGCGATTCGCCTTCCAGAGGCACGATGCCTTGGTAACGGCCGCCCTCGCCCTGGGGCAGGTCGAACGTCACAGCGAGATAGCCCTTGCCGAACAGCGCGAATAGCGACGGATTGGCGCCCAATGCCGCCAGCCGTTCGCGGTCGAAATCGACATAACCGCGCAGTTCCCCCGCCCGCCAGTCGCACACGAGCAACCGCACCACGCCGCCTTCGGTCTGCGCCTGCATGGTCAGCTGGCCTTCGTCATCCTTCAGCAGACCGCCCAGCAGCGCGGTCAGCACCAGCGCTTCGGCGAGAAGGTGCGTGATCGCCGGTGGATAGGCGTGGGCCGAAAGGATTTCGTCGAGCACGCGGTCCAGCCGCACGGCACGCCCCCGCGCGTGGTGCGAAGGGATCGAAAAGGCGAGAAGCTGGCCGGCGAATGTCTCCGCCTGTTCGGGTGTGTCGGTCATCGCCGCCCGATATGGGCGCTGTCGCTCAAGTCACAACAGGCCGAAGCACCACAGCAGGATCGACTTCTGTGCGCGGATCCGGTTTTCCGCCTCGTCGAACACCACCGACCGGTCGCTTTCGAACACGTCCTCGGTCACTTCCTCCCCTACATGCGCGGGAAGACAGTGGAGGAAACGCGCATCGGGCTTCGCCAGCGCCATCAGCTTCGCATCCACCTGGTAAGGCGCCATCGCCGCCAGCTTGTCTTGCGCGTGGACCTGCCCCATCGAGACCCAGGTATCGGTCACCACGATGTCGGCCCCGGACGCCGCCTCCGCCGCGTCACGAGTGACGGTCACGGTCGAGCCGCCCTTACGCGCCAGTTCGACGAATTCGTCATGGGGGTCGTAGCCTTCGGGCCCCCCGATCCGGACGTTGAACCCCAGCAGCCCCGCCGCCTCGAGGATCGAATGCAGCACGTTGTTGCCGTCGCCCAGCCAGGCAAGTTCCAGCCCGGCGAGCGACTTGCCCTGCTCTTCGATAGTGAGGAGGTCGGCGACGATCTGGCAGGGGTGCGATCGGTCGGTGAGACCGTTGATCACCGGCACACAGGCATGCCGTGCCAGGTCCTCGGCCTTGGCGTGATCGTCGGTGCGGATCATGATGCCGTCGACCATGCGGCTCAGCACCCGGGCCGTATCGGCGATGCTTTCGCCCCTGCCGAGTTGCGACGTACCCGAATCGAGGATCAGCGCCGACCCGCCGAGCTGCCGCATCGCGATGTCGAAGCTCACCCGGGTGCGCGTCGAGCTCTTTTCGAAGATCATCGCGAGCACATGTCCCGCTAGGGGGGCGTCGGTATCGGGCTTGCCCTTGGGCCAGCCGGACCGCGCGGCCTTGCGGCGCCGGGCATCGGCCAGCATCGCCTTCAGCGCATCGGGCCCCGCATCGGCGAGATCGAGAAACCGGCGCGGTGCGCTCATGCGGCCTGCGCCTGTTCGAAGTCCGCCGCGCCGGCCGACAGCTTGTCGAAGAATTCGTCGAACTCGGCATCGCCCGCGACCAGCGGCGGCAGGATGCGCAAGGTGTTGTCGCCGGCGGCCACGGTCAACAGGCGGTGATTGTCGCGAAGGTGGACATAGAACGGACGGCTTTCGGTCTTCATCCGGATGCCGAGCATCAGTCCCTTGCCACGGACGCAGTCGAACAGGTCGGGATAGTTGCCGATGAACTGTTCGAGCCGGGCACGCAGCCGCTCGCCCTTGGCGGCGACTTCGGCGAGGAAGGCGTCGTTGCCGACCGCGTCGAGCACCGCCTCGCCCGCCGCCATCGCCAGCGGGTTGCCGCCGTAGGTCGATCCGTGACTGCCCACGACCATGCCGCGCGCGCCCTTCTCCGTCGCGAGACAGGCCCCGAGCGGGAAGCCGCCGCCGATGCCCTTGGCGGTGGCCATGATGTCGGGCTCGATGCCGTAGTGCTCGTATGCATACATCTTGCCGGTGCGCGCGACACCGCACTGCACTTCGTCGAGAACGAGCATCAGGTCGTTATCGTCGGCAAGCTGGCGCAGGCCTTTCATGAACCCGTCCGATGCCGGGCGGATGCCGCCTTCGCCCTGGATCGGTTCGACCAGGAAGCCCGCGGTGTTCCGGCCCATCATTGCCTTCGCGCTCTCGAGGTCGTCGAACTCGGCGTACTTGAACCCGCCGAGCAAGGGCATGAAGCCCTTGTGCATCTTTTCCTGGTTGGACGCGCTGATGGTGGCCATCGTCCGCCCGTGGAAGGCGTTCCGAAACGTGATCAGCTCGTGCTTGTGATCGTCGCCCACGTGCTGGTGATAGGCGCGCGCCGCCTTGATCGCGCACTCGACCGCTTCAGCGCCGGAATTGGTGAAGAACACCGTATCCGCAAATGTCAGGTCGACCAGCCGCTGCGCCAGTCGCTCGCCCTGTGGGCTGCCGTAGAGGTTGCTGACGTGCATCAGCGTGGCGGCCTGGTTCTGGATCGCCCCGATCAGCCCGGGGTGGCTATGGCCGAGCAGGTTGACCGCGATGCCGCTCGCGAAGTCGAGGTAGCGGGTGCCGTCCTCATCGATGAGATGGCAGTTCTCGCCGCGCACGGGGCGCACGCCGCACCGGGGATAGACGGGCATCAGGGGGGTGATCGACATGGGAAACCTCGGGAGTCTGGGAAGGTTAAAAGCAAATGGCGGCTCCCGAAGGAGCCGCCATGCTGGATTGTACGGCTGGTCTGATCTGCCCCGCAATGCCCGGCCGGGCCGGGCGGGGGCTCACCTCATTCGCTGACCGGAACGAGGTTGACTGCCGAATGCTTGCCTCGTCGATCGACCTCGAGGTCGAACTCGTAGCGCTCGCCTTCGTTGAGGGCCGACAGACCAGACCGCTCGACCGCGCTGATATGCACGAATGCATCGGGCTGGCCGTCGTCGCGAACGAGGAAGCCGAAGCCCTTCATCGCGTTGAAGAACTTCACCGTGCCGGTCGCCTTTTCGCCGGTCAGTTCGCGCCGCGGCGGACCACGGTCCGCGCCGCCGAAACCGCCACGATCGCCGCGGTCGCCGCCGCGATCTTCGCGGGGGGCACGTTCCGATACCGGCACCACGTCGCCGACGATCTGGAGATCCTGAGCGGAAATCTTGCCGCCGCGATCGACGAGGTTGAATTCCAGTTCCTGCCCTTCGCCAAGGCCCGAGAGGCCCGCACGTTCGACCGCGGAGATGTGAACGAACACATCCTCGCCGCCGCCTTCCTGGGCGACGAAGCCGAAGCCTTTCTGGCTGTTGAAGAACTTGACGGTGCCCTTGCCGGTGCCGACGACCTGCGGGGGCATCCGGTTGCCGCCGCCGAAGCCGCCGCCACCACCACCGCCGCCGCCGCTGCGGAAACCACCGCCGCCGCCGCCGCCGCCGAAGCCGCCACCGCCGCCGCGGTAGCCACCACCGCCGCCGCCGCCGTAACCGCCGCCGCCACCACCGTAGCCGCCGCGATCACCGCCGCCGAAACCGCCGCGGTCGCCGCCGAAGCCACCGCGATCGCCGCCGCCGCCGAACGGATCGAAGCTGTCTTCACCAAATCCGTCGCGCTTGTCCCTGCCGCCGCGACGCTTCCCTCTGTCGTAACCCATATTCTACTTCGAACCTTCGTTCCGCACGCCGCCCTCAAAAACAAAGCGCGGCGTGCGGGCGGGGCACGCCGGTAGGGGCCGGACGGCTTCCCCGCCATCCGCTCCCCCGAGTCATACCGGGTTCATAGCCCAGAACCTCCCATGTTGCGAACGATTTAAGTCAAGCCCGAAAATGCGGGCGTCAAACGGCTTCGGTTCTTCTTGTCAGCAGCCTGCTTCGGCGGCATTGCGCGGTCCATGGACATCGTTGCCCTCCTGTCGGATCCGGCCGCCTGGCTCGCCCTCCTGACCCTCATCGCGCTCGAGGTCGTCCTCGGCATCGACAACCTCATCTTCATCGCGATCCTGTCGAACAAGCTGCCGCCCGAACAGCAGTCCAAGGCGCGGCGCATCGGCCTCTCGCTGGCGCTCATCATGCGGATCGGCCTCCTCATGCTGATCGGCTGGCTCGTAACGCTGACCCAGCCGCTGTTCGACCTCGGCATAGTGGGAAGCCCCACTCTGTACGGCGAGCCCAGCTTCGAGACCGCATTCTCCGGACGCGACCTGATCCTGCTGGCGGGCGGCCTGTTCCTGTTGTGGAAGGCGACCAAGGAAATCCACCATTCGATGGAGCCCGAGGATCACTCGGGCGACCTGCTCGACAAGACCCCGGGCGTGGCCGAGGCGGCGAAGGCGACCTTCGGCGCCGTCATCGCCCAGATCATCGCCATCGATCTCGTGTTCTCGGTCGATTCGATCCTGACGGCCGTCGGCATGACCGACGAAGTGCCGATCATGGTCGCCGCGGTGGTCATCACCGTGGGCATCATGATGGTCGCCGCCGATCCCTTGGCTAAGTTCATCGAGCGCAATCCGACGCTGGTGATGCTGGCGCTGGCATTCCTCGTGATGATCGGCCTCGTGCTGATCGCCGATGGGTTCGGCTTCCATGTACCCAAGGGCTACATCTATGCCGCGATGGGCTTCTCGGTCGGGGTCGAAATCCTCAACATCGTCCAGCGTCGTCGCCGCGAGGGCAAGAAGGCCATCCCCGAATGAGCGATTTTCGCAAGCTCACCGAGACGGTGTTCGCAAGTCCGCAGATTGCCGTCGCGGACGTGTCGACGGCGCAGGCGATGGGTGTGGCGCTGATCGTCAACAACCGGCCCGACGACGAGGAGCCGGGGCAGCTGACCGGCGCCGCGATCGAAGCCGCGGCGCGCGGGGCCGGGCTCGGCTACGTCGCGATCCCCGTCACCCATGCGGGTTTCTCCATGCCGCAAGTGCAGGCGATGGCCGATGCGCTCGCGGGGGCGGAGGGCCCCGTCCTCGCCTACTGCCGCTCCGGCACCCGCTCGACCCTGTTGTGGGCGCTGGCCGAAGCCATGCGCGGCGCCGATCCCGAAGACCTCGCGCGGGCGGCCGCGCAGGCGGGATACGACCTTACCCCGGTGCGCGCGGCGATGGACGCCTTGGCCGCCGGAGAGCGGTGACCGGCAAGCTCGTCCAGTTCGGCGGCTCGCTGATCGCGATCTTCGCGCTGGCCTGGATCGCGCTGAAGCTCGGCCTCGGCGGCGATGCGCGCATCCGCGACGAAGCGCACCTTCGCGATCTCGTCGACGAAGCCCTGCACGGCTTCGATCCGGTCGACATCGCGATCGGCCGGGACGGTCTCTCCGCGCTGGCTCGCGACGGCGAAGGGCGGATCATCGTGCTGCGCCGGCACGGCAGCCACTTCGCCTCGCGGCTGCTCGACCGCCCTGCCCGCGTCGAAAGGACTGCCGGCACTCTGACCGTCGATACAGGCGACCGGCGGTTCGGCGAAGTCGCTCTCGACCTCGGTACCGATGCCGGGGTTTGGGCCGAGCGGCTGAACGCGGTATAGGGCCGTCATGCCTGACTTCTCGCCCATCGACTATGCCGTGCCCGGCTTCGTCCTGCTGGTGCTGGTCGAGATGCTATGGGCCCGCAAGATGCGGCGCGAGGCGTACGAGCCGCGCGATACTCTCACCAGCCTGGCGTTCGGACTGGGGAGCACGGTGGCCGGCCTGCTGACAGGCGGCCTGTTCCTCGCGCTGTTCCTGTGGACGTGGCAGTTTCGGCTGTTCGACATCGGCTGGGCATGGTGGGCGTGGATCCTGTGCTTCGTGCTCGACGATCTCGCGTACTACTGGATCCACCGCTTCGGGCACCGGGTCCGCTGGTTCTGGGCGAGCCATGTGAACCACCATTCCAGCCAACATTACAACCTCAGCACGGCGCTGCGGCAGACCTGGACCGGGTTCCTGACGCTCGGCTTCGCGTTCAAGCTGCCGCTCGTCCTCCTCGGGTTCCACCCGGTGATGATCGCTGTGTGCGGCGGTTTCAACCTCATCTATCAGTTCTGGATCCATACCGAGGCGATCGGCAAGATGCCGCGCTGGTTCGAGGCGGTGATGAACACGCCGAGCCACCACCGGGTCCACCACGCGACCAACCCGCGCTACCTCGACCGCAATTACGCGGGCGTGTTCATCGTCTGGGACCGATTGTTCGGTACGTTCGAGGAGGAACGCCCCGAGGAAGAGCGCATCCGCTACGGCATCGTGCGCCAGCTCGGCACGTTCAACCTCGTCTGGTCGGTCTTCCACGAATGGGTGGGTATCGCGCGCGACGTGCGCTCGGCGCCGTGGCGGCACAAGCTGGGCTACCTCGTGCGTGAGCCTGGCTGGAGCCACGACGGCAGCCGCGAGACCAGCGGCACCATCCGCGCCCGCTGGGAAGAGCGGCGCAAACGGGTTGCGACAGAAAACCCGATTGCGGACACGGGCGGGCCTGCCTAACCTCCTTTTCAAAAGGAGAGGTTCGTGGACGAATTCGACGTGATCGTGATCGGCGGCGGCAGCGGGGGCAGCGCGGTCGCGGGCCGCCTGGCGGAGGATCCCTCGCGCACCGTCTGCCTGATCGAAACGGGCGGCAGCAACGACACGGTCAGGGTCAAGACCCCCGGCTTCATGCCGTTCATTCCCGGCGCCTCCAACTACCGGTTCGAAACGGTGCCGCAGGCCGGCCTGAAAGGACGCACCGGCTACCAGCCGCGCGGGCGCGGCCTCGGCGGATCGAGCGCGATCAACGCGATGATCTATATTCGCGGCAACCGCTGGGACTACGACAACTGGGCCGCGCTGGGCTGCGATGGATGGGGCTACGACGATGTCCTCCCCTATTTCAAACGCGCCGAGGACAACGAACGCGGCGGCGATGCTTGGCACGGCGCGGACGGTCCGCTCCACGTCAGCGACCAGCGCTGGACCAACCCCGGCAGCCGCGCCTTTGTGGAGGCCGCCGCATCGCTGCAGCTCCCGGTGAACGAGGACTTCAACGGCGAAAAGCAGGAGGGCTTCGGCCTGTACCAGGTCACCCAGTACAAGGGCGAACGCTGGTCCGCCGGTCGAGCCTATGTCGAGCCTGCCCGCGGCAAGCCGAACTTCGCGCTGCGCACCAGCACCACGGTGGAAAAACTGGTGATCGAGGACGGCCGGGTGACCGGCGTCCAGGTCATGAGCGGCCGGGGCCGCGAGACCTTGCGCGCGCGCGGCGGCGTCGTCCTGTCGGGCGGCGCTTTCGGCAGCCCGCAGACCCTGATGCTCAGCGGCATCGGCCCGGCCGCGCACCTGAAGGATCACGGCATCGATGTCGTGGCCGACGTGCCGGCGGTCGGCAGCGACCTGCAGGATCATCCGGATTACGTTTCGAGCTGGCAGACGACCAGCAACGACTTCTTCGGCGACAGCATGGCCGGAAACTGGCGCATGGTGAAAGCCATCGTCGAGCATCGACGCACCCGCACGGGCGTAATGACCACGCCGTTCGCCGAGGCCGGCGGGTTCTGGAAAGTCATGCCGGACGCGCCCGCGCCCGACGTGCAGTGGCACTTCGTCCCCGCCATGCTGGAAGATCACGGGCGCACCAAGGTGAAGGGGCACGGGTTCTCGCTGCACGCCTGCGTCCTGCGCCCGGAAAGCCGCGGTACCGTGCGGCTGGCGAGCGGCGACGCGCGGGCGGCCCCCGCGATCGATCCGGCCTTCCTCACCGACGAGCGCGACATGGAAGTTTTGCGGGCCGGAGTGCGCCTGTCGCATCGGATCGTCGAATCGCCGCCGATGTCCGATTACGCGCCGCGCGACCGCTATCCGGTCCACATGTCCGACGACCGGGCGCTCGACGATCTGATCCGCAGCCGGGCGGACACCGTCTATCACCCCGTCGGCACCTGCCGGATGGGCGGCGATGCGGACAGCGTGGTCGACCCCACGCTCAAGGCCCGCGCCGTCGACGGCCTGTGGATCGCCGACGCCAGCGTGATGCCGCGGCTCGTGAGCGGCAACACCAACGCCCCGAGCATCATGATTGGCGAGCGCTGCGCCGAATTCGTGAAGGCCGCACTGGCTGCTTAGCTTGAAGGACCGGGCCAAGGCGCTGAAACGCGAGGCGCTGACACTGTGGGTCGCCGCACGCGATCCGCGCACGCCGCTTGCTGCCAAGATGCTGGCGGGAGCGGTCGCGGCCTATGCGTTCAGCCCGGTCGACCTCATCCCGGATTTCATCCCGGTGCTCGGGCTGCTCGACGACTTGCTGATCGTCCCGCTCGGAGTGTGGGCCGTCCTGAAGCTCATTCCCCCGCCGCTCGTCGCGGCCTACTGCGCCGAGGCTGCCGCGCTGGCCGAGCGTCCCACATCCCGCACGGCCGCCGTGGTCGTCGTCGCGGTTTGGGCCATCGCGCTTGCCGGTGCCGCCTGGCTGATCACGCGCTGACAAGAAAAAGGGACCGGAAGCGCGGTGGCTTCCGGTCCGTTCGAGTCGGTGTTCGCAGGAGGAACATCGGTTGGCGAAGCCGGGGATAGGAGAGGAGACCCCGGCTCCGCCAATTTCGGTAATTTCTAGTTGTAGGCGCGCTCTCCGTGCTCGCCGATGTCGAGGCCGTCATACTCGACCTCGTTAGACACCCGGAGGCCGGTGAGCATCTTGACGGCGAAGGCGGTGACGGCGGTGCCGATGCCGGCCCACACGACGGCGACGGCCACCGCGATGATCTGGGTCACGACCTGCGCCCCCATCGCGGTCGAGCCATCGCCCGGCCCGCCGAACACCGGCTGGTAGACGATGCCGGTGCCGATCGCGCCGACGATACCCGCGACGCCATGGATGCCGAACACGTCGAGCGCATCGTCGTAGCCCAGCTTCGCCTTCATCTTGGCGACCGCGAAGTAGGCGACGATCGAAGCGATGATGCCCAGCACGATCGCACCGAACGGTCCGCTGTTGCCGGCTGCCGGCGTCACTGCGACGAGGCCGGCGATGAGGCCCGAGGCAAAGCCCAGCGCCGAGCCTTTGTGGCCGGCAAAGCGCTCCATCAGCATCCAGGCCAGCGCACCCGCCGCCGTGGCGACGAAGGTGTTGATCATGGCGAGGCCCGCGCTGCCGTCCGCCTCCAGCGCGGATCCGGCGTTGAAGCCGAACCAGCCCACCCACAGCAGGCCCGCGCCCACCAGCGTCAGCGTGAGGCTGTGCGGCGGCATCGGTTCGGCGGGATAGCCCTTGCGCTTGCCGAGGAAGGTCGCGAGCACCAGCGCCGAGACGCCGGCATTGATGTGCACCACGGTGCCGCCGGCGAAATCGAGCGCGCCCATGTCGAACAACAGGCCGCCGCCCGCCCAGACCATGTGGGCGATGGGAAAGTAGACAATCGTCAGCCAGATCGCCGTGAACAGCATCGCGGCCGAGAACTTCAATCGCTCCACCGTCGCGCCGAGGACCAGCCCCGCAGTGATCGCGGCAAAGGTCATCTGGAAGCTGATGAAGACGTATTCGCTTATTACCTCGTCGGAAAAGGTGGCGGCGGTACTGTCGGGCGTGACCCCGGCGAGGAAGAACTTGCCCCAGCTGATGAACTGGTTGCCTTCCGGTCCGAACGCGAGGCCGTAGCCGTAGATCACCCAGATCAGCATCGCGAGACAGGCGGCGGCACCGACCTGGGTCATCGTGCTGAGCATGTTCTTCGACCGGGTCAGGCCGCCGTAGAACAGCGCGAGCCCGGGCAGGATCATGAGGAGGACCAGCAGCGTGGATGTCATCATCCAGGCATTGTTGCCGGGATTGGCCACCGCGGCGGTGGCCGTCTCGACCGTGGCCGCGGCGATCGGCGAACCGGCGTCGGTGGCTGCGGTGGTCGCGGTTGCCCCGGCCTCCTGCGCGAAAGCGGCGGTCGCGGCGAGCAACGAGCCCCCCGTCACGAGCGCGGCGGTCAGTGTCTTGCGAATCATCTGTCTTGTCCCCTCGAAGATCAGAGCGCGGTGTCGCCGGTCTCGCCGGTGCGGATGCGGGTCGCCGAAGCGAGGTCGAGCACGAAAATCTTGCCGTCGCCGATCGCTTCTGTCCGGGCGACCGACTGGATGGTTTCGACCACCTGCGGCGCCACGGCGTCGGACGCCGCGATCTCCAGCTTCACCTTCGGCAGCATGTTGGTGGAGTATTCAGCCCCGCGGTAGATCTCGGTCTGGCCCTTCTGGCGGCCGAATCCCTTGACCTCGGTCACGGTCATGCCGGCTATTCCGATGCCCGACAACGCCTCGCGCACTTCGTCGAGTTTGAACGGTTTGATCACGGCGATGATGAATTTCATCGAACCCCCCAGGTTTGCCCACCGAGTTCCACCGGTATCGTTCGCAGACGCAGCAAGTCGCGTGCCAGACTGAGACGGTGGTTCGATTTCAGTGGCTTGAAGGATTGCAGCCCGCTCGCGGGGCGCTGACCACGTATACGGATGCCCAATTTCAGGGCATGTGCCGCAATTCAGGGCAGTTCGAGCTTCGCCCAGACCGGCAGATGATCGGAAGCCTGGTTGGCAAGCGCGCTGTGGTGAACGCCGGTGCCGTGCACCGTCCACTCTGGCGAGACGACGATGCGATCCAGCTGCGCCACCGGTTGCCGGCTGGGGAAACTGCGGCCCGGCGCGAGCGACTGCCAGCCG
This window harbors:
- the queC gene encoding 7-cyano-7-deazaguanine synthase QueC, whose translation is MTSQSPIAVVLLSGGLDSMVSAAIARERGFVLNALTIDYGQRHRRELESARTIARELGAHRHVELPLDLRQFGGSALTDDIAVPKDGVGDDIPVTYVPARNLVFLALTTAFAESAGARDIFIGVNALDYSGYPDCRPEFIASFAETARLGTKAGVEGAPFAIHAPLQHMTKADIAREAARLGLDTGWSWSCYDPAPDGKACGECDSCRLRRKGFAEAGLQDRVPYAGG
- a CDS encoding TerC family protein — translated: MDIVALLSDPAAWLALLTLIALEVVLGIDNLIFIAILSNKLPPEQQSKARRIGLSLALIMRIGLLMLIGWLVTLTQPLFDLGIVGSPTLYGEPSFETAFSGRDLILLAGGLFLLWKATKEIHHSMEPEDHSGDLLDKTPGVAEAAKATFGAVIAQIIAIDLVFSVDSILTAVGMTDEVPIMVAAVVITVGIMMVAADPLAKFIERNPTLVMLALAFLVMIGLVLIADGFGFHVPKGYIYAAMGFSVGVEILNIVQRRRREGKKAIPE
- the hslO gene encoding Hsp33 family molecular chaperone HslO; this encodes MTDTPEQAETFAGQLLAFSIPSHHARGRAVRLDRVLDEILSAHAYPPAITHLLAEALVLTALLGGLLKDDEGQLTMQAQTEGGVVRLLVCDWRAGELRGYVDFDRERLAALGANPSLFALFGKGYLAVTFDLPQGEGGRYQGIVPLEGESLAQACESYFEQSEQVPTLIRVAVRSGGAGTVAAGMLVQHLAESEEGRERLHVRMDHPEWEHVAVLAGSVRHDELLDPDLSLEGVVWRLFHEEDEVRVQPGATASRGCRCSVEHYASVLSRFPAEERAAMRDDEGIILVDCAFCSRKFPIRDDFEPETGRGTD
- a CDS encoding cold-shock protein, whose protein sequence is MGYDRGKRRGGRDKRDGFGEDSFDPFGGGGDRGGFGGDRGGFGGGDRGGYGGGGGGYGGGGGGGYRGGGGGFGGGGGGGGFRSGGGGGGGGGFGGGNRMPPQVVGTGKGTVKFFNSQKGFGFVAQEGGGEDVFVHISAVERAGLSGLGEGQELEFNLVDRGGKISAQDLQIVGDVVPVSERAPREDRGGDRGDRGGFGGADRGPPRRELTGEKATGTVKFFNAMKGFGFLVRDDGQPDAFVHISAVERSGLSALNEGERYEFDLEVDRRGKHSAVNLVPVSE
- a CDS encoding GMC family oxidoreductase, producing the protein MDEFDVIVIGGGSGGSAVAGRLAEDPSRTVCLIETGGSNDTVRVKTPGFMPFIPGASNYRFETVPQAGLKGRTGYQPRGRGLGGSSAINAMIYIRGNRWDYDNWAALGCDGWGYDDVLPYFKRAEDNERGGDAWHGADGPLHVSDQRWTNPGSRAFVEAAASLQLPVNEDFNGEKQEGFGLYQVTQYKGERWSAGRAYVEPARGKPNFALRTSTTVEKLVIEDGRVTGVQVMSGRGRETLRARGGVVLSGGAFGSPQTLMLSGIGPAAHLKDHGIDVVADVPAVGSDLQDHPDYVSSWQTTSNDFFGDSMAGNWRMVKAIVEHRRTRTGVMTTPFAEAGGFWKVMPDAPAPDVQWHFVPAMLEDHGRTKVKGHGFSLHACVLRPESRGTVRLASGDARAAPAIDPAFLTDERDMEVLRAGVRLSHRIVESPPMSDYAPRDRYPVHMSDDRALDDLIRSRADTVYHPVGTCRMGGDADSVVDPTLKARAVDGLWIADASVMPRLVSGNTNAPSIMIGERCAEFVKAALAA
- a CDS encoding aspartate aminotransferase family protein translates to MSITPLMPVYPRCGVRPVRGENCHLIDEDGTRYLDFASGIAVNLLGHSHPGLIGAIQNQAATLMHVSNLYGSPQGERLAQRLVDLTFADTVFFTNSGAEAVECAIKAARAYHQHVGDDHKHELITFRNAFHGRTMATISASNQEKMHKGFMPLLGGFKYAEFDDLESAKAMMGRNTAGFLVEPIQGEGGIRPASDGFMKGLRQLADDNDLMLVLDEVQCGVARTGKMYAYEHYGIEPDIMATAKGIGGGFPLGACLATEKGARGMVVGSHGSTYGGNPLAMAAGEAVLDAVGNDAFLAEVAAKGERLRARLEQFIGNYPDLFDCVRGKGLMLGIRMKTESRPFYVHLRDNHRLLTVAAGDNTLRILPPLVAGDAEFDEFFDKLSAGAADFEQAQAA
- a CDS encoding sterol desaturase family protein, coding for MPDFSPIDYAVPGFVLLVLVEMLWARKMRREAYEPRDTLTSLAFGLGSTVAGLLTGGLFLALFLWTWQFRLFDIGWAWWAWILCFVLDDLAYYWIHRFGHRVRWFWASHVNHHSSQHYNLSTALRQTWTGFLTLGFAFKLPLVLLGFHPVMIAVCGGFNLIYQFWIHTEAIGKMPRWFEAVMNTPSHHRVHHATNPRYLDRNYAGVFIVWDRLFGTFEEERPEEERIRYGIVRQLGTFNLVWSVFHEWVGIARDVRSAPWRHKLGYLVREPGWSHDGSRETSGTIRARWEERRKRVATENPIADTGGPA
- the argF gene encoding ornithine carbamoyltransferase, with the protein product MSAPRRFLDLADAGPDALKAMLADARRRKAARSGWPKGKPDTDAPLAGHVLAMIFEKSSTRTRVSFDIAMRQLGGSALILDSGTSQLGRGESIADTARVLSRMVDGIMIRTDDHAKAEDLARHACVPVINGLTDRSHPCQIVADLLTIEEQGKSLAGLELAWLGDGNNVLHSILEAAGLLGFNVRIGGPEGYDPHDEFVELARKGGSTVTVTRDAAEAASGADIVVTDTWVSMGQVHAQDKLAAMAPYQVDAKLMALAKPDARFLHCLPAHVGEEVTEDVFESDRSVVFDEAENRIRAQKSILLWCFGLL
- a CDS encoding DUF3617 domain-containing protein — protein: MLSKTRTGLRLIGAVGGLFLAGLIAPAAAQGPALTMLSGLDKGQWELRYRDGAPASRICVRTGRELLQIKHGASGCNRFVVEDAPGSVTVQYTCRGNGYGRTSIRRETKSLVQVDSQGIAGGTPFEFSAEARKIGPCR
- a CDS encoding TIGR01244 family sulfur transferase, which translates into the protein MSDFRKLTETVFASPQIAVADVSTAQAMGVALIVNNRPDDEEPGQLTGAAIEAAARGAGLGYVAIPVTHAGFSMPQVQAMADALAGAEGPVLAYCRSGTRSTLLWALAEAMRGADPEDLARAAAQAGYDLTPVRAAMDALAAGER
- a CDS encoding YkvA family protein, producing the protein MKDRAKALKREALTLWVAARDPRTPLAAKMLAGAVAAYAFSPVDLIPDFIPVLGLLDDLLIVPLGVWAVLKLIPPPLVAAYCAEAAALAERPTSRTAAVVVVAVWAIALAGAAWLITR